The window AAGCCGAATTTAGATAGACGTTGCGCAAACTGCCAACACAAGAGCTGCTGCAATCTCGAGGTCTGAGCAGCCTGCATATGCAGAGGGTTGCTAGACCTCATGCAGTTAGAGACGCCTCCTCGTGAGGCTTTTCCCCACTGGTGCTCGCAGGTTCCAATCCTTTCACGCTGGAGACGGCAGCAAGTACGGATACGGAAGCAATGCAATCGCCTCAGCATGTCAAGCTGGCCTGGCCCCGTTTCCTCCACATTCCCCGCATTGTCAGTCTCGGGCCAAGATCTCTGGGCATTGAGAAAAACCCCATTCTCCTGGCGACGGTGACAATTGATGGGGAGGCCCAACCCACTGTTCAACGCGAAGGAGAAAGCGTCCGGGTTTgtacaagaagaaggcctcaCTGACATCACAAACCGAACCAGCTGATGTGTTTTTGTGTTCAGATCAAAGAAACGTCGGTGAGGTAGGTGGCTTTGATCTGATCTCTTGGCTCTCGGTATGGCTAGCCCATGTCCCACGGAACATTTCAGGGGCGCTGGCCATCTTGGAGCTgaaaagggttagggtaggAAATGACGGGCGCGACAAGGGCGCAACAAAGACTGCGGGGGAACCAGGTCAACTGGGCAATAGCTCGGGGGACCTACTTGAACAGGCTAGAGGAGTGGTCAAGACGAGACCTACCAGCGGGGGGTGGCAACCAGGATCCATTGTCCTCCAGACCAACGCACCTTGCCATCACGGGGGAGCAAGCGACAGAAAGCGACGATGGCCCCGACCCTTGCTCTCCCGACTTGCAAGCTTGCCCGCCGACAGGCAATTCCCCTGTGCGGTGTTCCCAATTCTCTTTGCGACCACTCAGAGCTCTTGTGTTCATGACACACTTATAAGTGGTCAGCCCTGTCCTCCCGCGTTTCTTATaaccccccttctttcctcTTCATACCGTTTCACCCTCCCGTCTATCCACCCATTCTGCATCCTTCTTTCTGCAGGCTGACGAGAACCGGTATCGAGATCCGTCACAGACTTCCGACATGGCCGACGCCGACAAGCCCATCGCTACCACTAGCGAGAATGTTGTTGAGAAGCCGCGGAGACGCGGATGTGTAGGACACTGCGTCAGATTCTGGTGGGTGTACTTGATCGTCCTCATCGTTCTTACTGTCATTCTTGTGCCAGTCATGTAAGTGTTTGCCCATTCTCCGTTGCCCACATTCGCGGCGAATTCTTACTGATTCATCACCCAGTCTCCTGGTCGCCGTTCCCAAGATTGCTCAGTCCAAGCTTGATGACGCCGAGCTCATTATCAACGGCATCACTGTCACCGATACCCAGACCGAGAAGATGACCATGTCTATCGACAGCACCATCAAGAGTGATGGCAAGGTTCACGCCACCATTGAGCCCTTCCTCGGGGTCATGTACCTCGAGGATATCCCTTCGCACATTCCTTTCGCCAGCATCAACTTCCCCGAGACCACCAGCGAGGCCCTTCAGCAGGTCAAGGTTACCCAGACCCTCGAGATCAAGGATGTGGATGCCCTGACCACCTTCAACACATGGCTGCTCGCCAACGAGACCCTCAGAGTAACCGTCTTTGGTGAGACTGGTATTCACGTCAAGGGCATCTCTAGACGCTATCCCGTTACTTTCAAGAAGACCATCGAGATGCCCGGCCTCCAGATGCTTCGGGGCACTTCTGTCAACGAGACCACGATCAACCTCGATCCCGTGTATAACTTCAACGCAACAACCTGGATTCCCAACCGCTCTCTTGTGTCTTTCGAACTTGTAAGTCTTGACCGAGTCATCTCTACCATCACTTGAGCATTTACTCATCCTTCACCAGGGCAATGCCACCTTCCACAACTACCTTGACGGCAAGGAGATTGGTACCGTCTATATTGACAACCTCTTCCTTAAAGCCGGCGAGGTCACCAAGGCCGACATGCGCGCCACCATTGAGAATGCACCCGTACTTGAGGCCCTCGGAAAGTCTCCCGCTTGCGACAAGGACAATGGATGGCTCGACTTCGAAATTCGTGGCAAGACCGTCAACAACAAGGGCCAAGACCTTCCCTACTTCGCCGACGCTTTGGCTGCAGACACCCAGACCATTCCTATCGATATCGGCGGCACGATTCAGCGGTCTTTGGGTCTCACTATTCCCTGCGGCGGCCTCGACGGCGGTGATCATTCTGATTAAGTCGCAGGCCGTCATGAGTCCTGATGAGCACCTTGCCATATATCGAAACTTGTAATGACCGGGCGAACGGATGGAATTCTGTGTTAATACCTTTCTGcttttttgttgatgttgtttctGGGAGCCGAGATACCACTGTATGGTTTTTTTTGCTGCGATGGAATGAGTAATGTGGAAAAACAAAGATACCAAATGAAAGTTCATGAATTGAacttggagaaggggaggcTCAGTCTGACTGTAGCTATGGGAAGATAGGGGTCTTGGGGCGGGGTATGTACAGTACTTTTGGATGGGCTGGCTATATATAAGTCGGCAGTCCTTGTAACACTGCCAGTCGGTGGGCGACACTGACAGACCAACAACATGACGCCTTTTAGGCCTTCAAGATACGCATGCTTCCTATCTTTTACGTGACCATCAAAGATTTGTCCATCTAAGAACTAATATGGTCTTGCATCAGTTTATATCACCCTGGCTGCTCACGTTATCATTACCTAGGTGTGCAGTAGAGCCGAAGCCAACCTTGTAAACTCGctctacctacctgcctacctCCGGACCAAGTCTTCATGCTGAATGGTATCCCTTTCATCATTGACCCCGTCTGATGTTGACGGGAATGGGACACTGgcaggaagatgatggtccTCGTTGCCAGGAAGAAGACATTACCGTTGATAGCCACCGGTTTCATCACAAGTCACCGAGGGTGCCCAAATGATATTGCCGCAACCCTTTTACTTTTATCACTCCACAAATTTTCATGGAATTGTTCAGAATAACTGGCCCTGACGGCTAGGATTACGATGACACTTCTGTagccaagcagcagctcaggCTCTATTTACATATGCCGGACGTATTTGGCACCTGATCGTGATTTCCATTCCCCGTATATCAATTCCTCAATCTCGCACACCGATGCTTCTCTTCAGCATACACAACTACCTATCACAATCCTTCATCCCATCACGTCATCAatacctccccttcctcttcctcccaaacCGTTCCTCCCCCGACAGACCCGTCCTCAAATCTGGCAACACCCCACTATCACCCCCCGCCGTTGCTGTCCCAGCGCTCACAAactcaaccctctcccccctccccctctccctctccttcctagTCTTAATCTGAGTCTTCCACAACGCATCCTTGTACGCCCACCCGGGAAACCCCGTCAGCGGATCCCAGAGCTCTTTACTCAGGGTGGTAGCATACTGCTCCGTTCCTTTCCCTCCGCCATCATCCCCGTCAAAACTCGTCCCGATCCCGGCAAACGTCAGCAGCTGCTCCATCACTGCTGGGTTTCTCAGGCCGTGGGATTGCGCGATACGTTCGTTGAAGTGAATGTTTTTCTCCCGTTTGAGTTTGAGGAAGTTGTCGAATTTGGCAGTTAGGGAGTTGatttgtgggaggagggttggagaaaggggcggggagggagggatgaAGGTGTCgggattgggagggagggtaaGGCTTTGGATTAGGGCGCGGTTGGTGGAGTAGGGGGAtcgagggggggggaaggggtcgaGGGGGATGGTCATTTCCATGTCTTCTGGTTCGGGGAGGGTGTTCGAtgatgggagggaagggCCGAGGGCGGGGCCTAAGACAGGGCCGAGGGGTGGTGACTGTTTTGATGGCTGGGGCaagggttgaggtggtggtgagggttgtttgggtgggAACGAGGGTGTTTGTTGGGGCGCATCTTTTACTTCTGGTGCGATGGGTTTGGCTGGTGGTTTTGTGACCTTCAAAAACGCGTGTTAGTGGAAGTATGCATGGTTGCGAGAGTGTAAAAACTTACCTGAGGCTCGGGGAGCGGTTGggcttcctcgtcctcgtcactgCTTTCGTATACCACCAAACCCATTTTTTGGAGATGATATGCGGCCAATTTCGTTTAGAAAATATGAGTCTTCGTGTTTGGGAATAATGGAATTGCGGCTCAACTTGATGGTTCTCTTGTatgtttgagaagaagggtATCACGTGCAGCCTTGGCAGATGAAGTTGAACCTGAGCCATCCAGCCTCAGGCTGCCAGCCACCCACCCTTGCCTTGGCAGCGCAGGCCCGCACTGACCAAGCAGCACCCGCCAGGAAGGCAGCACTTGGACGCGAAGCTACAGGGAGCTCCAGCCCCAATCCAACATCATCGAACAAGCTCCCCGtatcaaccaacccaacGTAATCACCGACGACGAAACAGACTCCCACCGCTCTCGAGAAACGATTCGAAACCCGAATTCATAGCCGCTTCCCAGACCACTGTTGTGTTACTACCCTCGACAACCCACCGCAGCCATGGATCACCGCCCGCAAGCCTGGGGTCGTGTATGTCCCCtcacatccaccactgcCAACCACGGCAACAACTAACCTTCCCGTTCTCAAAGCCCAGAGATGATGTCTACGGCGCCTACGATGCCTCctacctcaacaacagcggTCCCAGAACCGTCACACAATCACCCGTCGTAACAGGCACCTCGGTCATCGCAATCAAGTACAAGGACGGCGTCGTTATGGCGGCCGATAACCTGGGTATGTTTCGCCTCCTCAGCCCACCCCAGCAACCGCCCAACTAACattccctccccaaaccagCCTCCTACGGCTCTCTCGCCCGCTTCACCGACGTCAAGCGCCTCCGCACCTTCCTCGACACAACCGTCATCGGCTTCGGCGGCGACGTTTCCGACATGCAGTTCCTCGACCGCCACCTCAAAGAGCTAGCCACCGACGAATCCTACGAGGTGGAACCAACCCTCGACGAccaagacgacgaagaatcctcctcttccaaacCCGGCCACCTCAACGCAGCCAACCTCTTCAAGTACCTCCAAAAGCTCATGTACCAACGCCGCAACTCGTTCGACCCCCTCTGGAACCAGATCCTCGTTGCCGGGCTCGACTCGGACTCGAAACCCTTCCTCGCTTCTGTTGACTTGAGGGGAACATCTTTCACTTCCCCGTCGTTGGCTACCGGGTTTGGCGCGGCGTTGGCTCAGCCCATTATGCGCAAGTACGCTGGCACAGAGGAGGACGCTGCCAAGCTTACGAGGGagcaggcggtggaggtggtcaaggagTGCATGAAGGTGCTTTTCTACCGTGATGCTAGGTCGCTGGATCGGTATTCCATTGCGGTGGTGAACAAGGATGGGAttgagctcaaggaggatgagcagcTCGAGAAGCAGAGTTGGGCGTTTGCTGAGCGGATCAAGGGGTATGGTACTCAAACTGTCTaaggcttgggcttgggctgtAGCAATGATGGGAGCATGGGTTCTTAGAAATGGATGGGCAAGTCTTCGCCTTGTACTATCAGCAAGCATGTGCAAACGAATGAATGATTCTGAGCAAAAAGTAGCTTGTGCCAGCATGGCTCACCGGTTCAAGTTACGACTAACCTTGCATCACGAGAAATGTTCAGATTTGCTCTCCAATTTGCTGTTCATGTCTCTTTATTTCGACTCGCTTTCCTAGATATGTATACCACTATCTTGTAAATCCCTAACAAAAAATCGACATGGGGCGAAAATAACACAAAAATACGCTTTCTTTGGCACGCCAAAACCAGTGCAGACGACAAGTCTTTGAAAAGCATCGGTGTACCACCCACACCTGATATCCTTTTTTTGGGTACCCCCCCTTTCTGCCCAATGCCAGTTGGCTTGGGAAATTAACAGACGGTAGCATCCGTATTCTTACACACATACAACTCCACCCCCAGTGCCGGCTGCTGCCAACACTCTACTCGACAGTAACCGACTTAGCCAGGTTACGAGGGAAGTCAACGTTGAGACCCTCGAGAACAGCGAGCCAGTAGGCAATCAGCTGCAATGGGATGACATTGAGGATACCCTGGAGAACATCAACCGTCTTGGGGACCTCGATCTTCTCGGCCTGGTTCTCGCTGAACTCCTCGTCGCCTTCGTTGCAGATAACAATGGGCTTGCCTCCACGAGCAGTAACTGGAAATGTGACGTCAGCATGAGAAACGTGAATAGGTCATGAAAGCGGGATTGCAAACCTTGTTGGTAGGCGTTCAAGCTCTTCTTGAAGAGATCATCACGTGTGAggatcatgatgatgggcaagTTCTCGTCCACAAGGGCGAGCACACCGTGCTTGAGCTCACCGCTCATGACGGCCTCGCAGTGCAAGTAGCTGAtttccttgatcttgagggCACCTTCCAGCGCTGTGCTGTATTGGCTGCCACGACCGAGCAGGAGCAAGCTCTTCTGGTTTCTGAAGGTGCTCTCGCAGAGAGCCTTGATCTTTTGGTCTTGAGAGAGGACGGACTTGATCTGGTCACTGATCTTAGAGAGACCCTCCATAatctcctctcttctcttctgctTGGAAGCGCGGTCCTCGCCCAATGAGAGAGCGAACATGATCATGGCAATGAATTGCGAGGTGTAGGCCTTGGTGGACGCAACACCGATTTCGGGGCCGGCGTTGACGTGCACACCgcagtgggtgaggagggaaaTGCTGGAGCCAACAACATTGACGATACCGACAGTCAGGGCACCGCGGTCGAGGCAGTATCTGAGAGCCATCAGCGAGTCGGCTGTTTCACCAGACTGGGACACAAAGACGCAGGTGTCATCTCTGAATACTGGCGCCTGGCGATCCAGGAAGTCGGAGGCAAGCTCAACGGCAATAGGAATTTCGGTAAGCTCCTCAAAAACACCCCTGACAGCCATGCAGCTGTGGTAGGAAGTACCGCAAGCAATGAAGATAATGCGACGGGACCGGCGAATGGTGGCGATGTAGCTCCTCAGACCACCGAGTGTTACTGTCTGGTTGCCGATGTCAAGACGACCACGCATGGTGTTGACAACCGACTCGGGCTGCTCGAAAATTTCCTTTTGCATGAAGTGGTCGAACTTGCCCTTCATGATCTCCTGGAGCTCGAGCTCAAGGGTCTGGATGGTACGGACATTGCTGCTTCCATCGGCCTTCTTGAGGCGATGGATGTGGAGAGAACCCTCGTGGATGTGGGCGatgtcatcgtcctcgagGTACATCACCTTCTTGGTGTGCTCAACAATGGCCGATGGAtccgacgacaagaagaactCGGTGGGCATTGGGAGGCCATCATCGGTCATGAAGGCGCGGGACTGCGATCGGTGAAGGAGCGACTTGTCGGGGGCTCCAAGCAGGCCGTTAGGTGAGAGGAGGCCACCGGCGACAGACGACTTCTTGAGCGCAACATTCTGGGAGGCGGCTTcggcggagaggggggtgttgtcaTCCGAGTACTCGACATCGACGAAGTCGACCTTCATGCGCTTCTGCGTCttgacaccaacaaccaaggGAGAACCCTTGCGAGCGGCAATCACCTCATGGGGATAGTGCACGCTCTTGATGAGCAAACCGTAGGCGCCCTCCAGCTCGCTAATAACGGCCTTGGCGAGATCGGTGAACCCAATGCCCCTGTTCTGGTCGTAGAGATACTTTGCGAGCTTCGCAATGCATTCTGTGTCCGTCTCGGTCTCAAACCTGAAACCCTTGGCCTCAAGGAGagtcttgagctccttgtagttggtgatgatgccgtTGTGGACGATGGAAAACTCCCATGTGGGGTCGGACCTGAAGACGATCAAATGGTCAGGCCGGGGTCAAGTCAAAGCGGAGGGGTTGCAATGGACGTACCTGTGGGGGTGGCAGTTgagacgggaggggggaccGTGGGTGGCCCAGCGAGTGTGTGCGATACCGACGTGGGAGTCGAAGACCTTGGAGAGGTCGGGCTTGctctcatcaacaagctgCCTCAGCTTGGCGACCTTGCCTACCTCCTTGAAGGCAAGgacttccttcttcttgtcgccATCGACGGCAAAACCGGCCGAGTCGTACCCTCTGTACTCGAGACGGGAAAGTCCTGCATTGGCGCAACAAGTCTAGATCAGCCACAGCCCACTCTCTGACGGATCCGTTGAATCCTGTTTGTTGTGCCTCGTTGCTGTTTCTGGGTGAAACGCCGAGGTGGGGGAAGCAGCGGCGTCGTATTCCCGCCCAACCAAACGAATGACCAGACACATACCGTTGATGAGTGTGTCAATGATAAACTTCCtgtccttttccaccaagtAATTCACGTAACCGAAAATGCCACTGCGAGTCCGGAGTCAGTGTATGGTAAGGTAGAGGCGGGGCTGGCTTCGGGAAGGGGGCTGCGTACCACATTGTCACCGACTGCCAGCAAAACGAGGGGATCGAAAGTAAAAACCGGAAATTGCGAAGATGAGAATGCGCGGGGTGAGCGAGTGGGTATCACGGGATGGTGCTTTCACAAGCCTCCAAAGCTAAAAGCAAGAACAGGTGAGtcgagatgatgatgggaaggggaatgGAGTCAGGAAGGCCACCTGTATCTGCAGCCTCTGGGGAGCTTGACTTTATGGCTGGCCCTCTGGCACCGAACTGGCGCGAGGAATGCTGCAGGGTGTTTGGAGTGGGGCAGCTAGCGGCCGGAGTCAACTGGGAACAGGGGTTGTGCTGGGCGCAGCATCTGCCATTGACCACCGTCGTCACTGCCCACCTCTCGTTTGACCTTAGCCCGTCGTGTTCACctgttttgctttctttggaATAATGGAATACCACTTGGAAGCGCAGTTACCCGGCCCTTCCTAACACCCTCGCTTTATCCAATTCGCCCGCCCTGAAATCCCGATCGACACACTGCAGAAAGAGGCACTATGTGTTGCACTTCAGGTTTCTTGTTCGCTGACAGCGCCGCTGTCAACAGGGGATCCAAGAGCTCCCACCGACGGAGGCGTCTCGGCGGCACCCTGAGTCCTGACCACAAGGCCTCATTCCCCGcgcaccccccccctccccccccccatcccccaactgCCTGCTCTGCTCCTCGCCGTCTGATATCAAAACAAACCAGGCGTTTGTTTGTGTCGCTCGTAATCTTTCACAACACTTGGACTAAGTTCTGGATGTCTCACGGGTGCCTCAACTTTTAcaagaggaaggggtgaCCAAAAGCAACGACATCATTCCAATGCAACTGTTCTCCGAGACGGTCTCAGAGTTGGACAGGAAGGAAAGCAACAGCCTTCCCAttggagaagacgaggagcCGCCAGCGGGCTGCATACTCTTGTCAGCTCATCGCTCATCTTCAACTCCGATCATCACAGCACCGCTTGCTAGTCAGCTTGCCGCTTGTCGGTCCAACACTTTGGCTTTTGGTGCTATCTAGCCTCAGCAGTAAGCTCGTCCCGTCAGATCGAGGCGGTTGCTCTTAACGCCCTTTTGCGAGTCGACTGGTCTTGTCTCGGCAGTCGACCCTCTCAACTTGTTGTTTCTCGGCAACCTGCCATCGTTGTACGCTCGCTTTTCGGCGCCAAGAACGCTGCTGCTTGAGCTTGTCGTCTCACCGCCACCCGAATCCTGACATAACGGCTTCGGGCCCCTCAAATAGAGCAACGATGTGTCAATACAGTTCCGACAGGAGACACTCCGACCCTCTGCCCAGCAATACACGTATCGTCTGTTCTTCGTGCCCAGCGCCGACAATCCGGAAGGGGCAGCCACTCGGATCGGTATACAATTTGCTCCAGGGTCCCTCAATGGCAACAGTGGAGCATCTTCGTATCACGACGGGCCAAGCTGTTCCCCCGTGGACGAGTGGATATAACCTCTGGTGCTTCGAGGCAGAAATATAACACAACATACAATCTCGTGGCTCTAGCGGTCCCCCAATTCTCTAGCTGCGTCCCTGTGCACAGCAGTTGGGTGTTGTCATACCAAACCCTCTCGTTCATCTGCCCTATCGCTGTGCCTGTGAACATGACGTCTGTTTCCAGGTTCTCCGCCAATTGCCCATGGACATGGCATCCGGCTACGCTAGGCCAGGAACCGCCTAGAAAGACCAGAGAATGGTTCTGAATGCAACCCTTCCAACCAAGAAGCTTCCAAGATGATCGCCTCCCAGGTCCGGCACTGATTACCGGGAATGGAATGACTATCATCAATCAAAACAAGCAGAAACCGCATcaaaaaaaggggggccAAAAGAGGTGAGATCGCGTAGCCCGCTTTTTGAGGCTGTGAACTGGTTCTCACACCCTGGTTTGTTGGAACAAAGGGATGggtctcttctctctcccacaggcgccccccccccctgggTTTTGCGATTTCTATTCTTAGAAATACCTAATCTTGCTGGGTCCCTGGCGTGGGGCTTAAACCTCCCAACTGCCGGACACGATCATCTTGTCCCCTGTGGACGGTATCGTAACGACAAACggcttggtgggggtggaggggggaagagagaagagagggaacCAGGTGCAAAAAAGTGCTGCGATGCAATCGGGCCGCCCATACGCAATACGAGGAAACAAttgccccctttttctaTGTTTATTTATGCGATATCGTCACGGGCCACTGTCAGtgatatgatgatgatgatgagc is drawn from Podospora pseudocomata strain CBS 415.72m chromosome 1 map unlocalized CBS415.72m_1, whole genome shotgun sequence and contains these coding sequences:
- the GFA1 gene encoding glutamine--fructose-6-phosphate transaminase (isomerizing) (BUSCO:EOG09260SRF; EggNog:ENOG503NUR2; COG:M; MEROPS:MER0012158), translating into MCGIFGYVNYLVEKDRKFIIDTLINGLSRLEYRGYDSAGFAVDGDKKKEVLAFKEVGKVAKLRQLVDESKPDLSKVFDSHVGIAHTRWATHGPPSRLNCHPHRSDPTWEFSIVHNGIITNYKELKTLLEAKGFRFETETDTECIAKLAKYLYDQNRGIGFTDLAKAVISELEGAYGLLIKSVHYPHEVIAARKGSPLVVGVKTQKRMKVDFVDVEYSDDNTPLSAEAASQNVALKKSSVAGGLLSPNGLLGAPDKSLLHRSQSRAFMTDDGLPMPTEFFLSSDPSAIVEHTKKVMYLEDDDIAHIHEGSLHIHRLKKADGSSNVRTIQTLELELQEIMKGKFDHFMQKEIFEQPESVVNTMRGRLDIGNQTVTLGGLRSYIATIRRSRRIIFIACGTSYHSCMAVRGVFEELTEIPIAVELASDFLDRQAPVFRDDTCVFVSQSGETADSLMALRYCLDRGALTVGIVNVVGSSISLLTHCGVHVNAGPEIGVASTKAYTSQFIAMIMFALSLGEDRASKQKRREEIMEGLSKISDQIKSVLSQDQKIKALCESTFRNQKSLLLLGRGSQYSTALEGALKIKEISYLHCEAVMSGELKHGVLALVDENLPIIMILTRDDLFKKSLNAYQQVTARGGKPIVICNEGDEEFSENQAEKIEVPKTVDVLQGILNVIPLQLIAYWLAVLEGLNVDFPRNLAKSVTVE
- the PRE4 gene encoding Proteasome subunit beta type-7 (COG:O; BUSCO:EOG09263XZN; MEROPS:MER0001711; EggNog:ENOG503NUK4), which codes for MDHRPQAWGRPRDDVYGAYDASYLNNSGPRTVTQSPVVTGTSVIAIKYKDGVVMAADNLASYGSLARFTDVKRLRTFLDTTVIGFGGDVSDMQFLDRHLKELATDESYEVEPTLDDQDDEESSSSKPGHLNAANLFKYLQKLMYQRRNSFDPLWNQILVAGLDSDSKPFLASVDLRGTSFTSPSLATGFGAALAQPIMRKYAGTEEDAAKLTREQAVEVVKECMKVLFYRDARSLDRYSIAVVNKDGIELKEDEQLEKQSWAFAERIKGYGTQTV
- a CDS encoding uncharacterized protein (COG:K; EggNog:ENOG503P2V2); the protein is MGLVVYESSDEDEEAQPLPEPQVTKPPAKPIAPEVKDAPQQTPSFPPKQPSPPPQPLPQPSKQSPPLGPVLGPALGPSLPSSNTLPEPEDMEMTIPLDPFPPPRSPYSTNRALIQSLTLPPNPDTFIPPSPPLSPTLLPQINSLTAKFDNFLKLKREKNIHFNERIAQSHGLRNPAVMEQLLTFAGIGTSFDGDDGGGKGTEQYATTLSKELWDPLTGFPGWAYKDALWKTQIKTRKERERGRGERVEFVSAGTATAGGDSGVLPDLRTGLSGEERFGRKRKGRY
- a CDS encoding uncharacterized protein (EggNog:ENOG503NZWV; COG:S), with the protein product MADADKPIATTSENVVEKPRRRGCVGHCVRFWWVYLIVLIVLTVILVPVILLVAVPKIAQSKLDDAELIINGITVTDTQTEKMTMSIDSTIKSDGKVHATIEPFLGVMYLEDIPSHIPFASINFPETTSEALQQVKVTQTLEIKDVDALTTFNTWLLANETLRVTVFGETGIHVKGISRRYPVTFKKTIEMPGLQMLRGTSVNETTINLDPVYNFNATTWIPNRSLVSFELGNATFHNYLDGKEIGTVYIDNLFLKAGEVTKADMRATIENAPVLEALGKSPACDKDNGWLDFEIRGKTVNNKGQDLPYFADALAADTQTIPIDIGGTIQRSLGLTIPCGGLDGGDHSD